In a genomic window of Glaciimonas sp. PCH181:
- a CDS encoding LysR substrate-binding domain-containing protein has translation MQDLNDLYFFANVVEQGGFTAAGRSLGIPKSRLSRRISELETRLGVRLLQRNTRGIALTDIGGRYYKHCQVVLAAAEAAEFAVTSSLAEPSGHVRVSCIVGIARDELALELPAFLARYPRVSVDLVLTNRRVNLLEDGIDIAVRVRTAEDEDPNLATRRLRQTEGYMVAAPALLQQFAPPEHPRALTKFPFLAAINQDRRAHFAMIGPHNERHTVIVEPRLSVEDFMIRKQAALRGLGITMLPSDYCQTEIANGELVRVLPEWSLPTGTLQLVYLTQRGLLPAVRVFLDFLIAHLAENIAVETKPPISLIPRIPQE, from the coding sequence ATGCAAGACCTGAATGACCTGTATTTCTTTGCCAATGTGGTTGAACAAGGTGGCTTCACCGCTGCCGGACGCAGTCTTGGCATCCCAAAATCGCGGCTTTCGCGTCGCATATCCGAATTGGAAACCCGATTGGGCGTCCGATTATTACAGCGAAATACGCGTGGAATTGCCCTCACCGACATCGGCGGCCGCTATTACAAACACTGTCAGGTCGTATTAGCCGCGGCAGAAGCGGCAGAATTTGCTGTCACCAGTTCGCTGGCTGAGCCCAGCGGTCACGTGCGAGTAAGTTGTATTGTGGGTATTGCCCGCGATGAACTGGCACTTGAATTACCTGCTTTTTTAGCACGCTATCCCCGCGTTAGTGTCGATTTAGTGCTGACCAACCGGCGCGTCAATTTGCTGGAAGATGGCATCGATATAGCGGTCCGCGTCAGAACGGCTGAAGATGAAGATCCTAATCTGGCGACAAGACGGCTGCGTCAAACCGAAGGTTATATGGTCGCCGCCCCCGCGCTATTGCAACAATTTGCGCCACCAGAACATCCACGGGCGCTGACCAAATTTCCTTTTCTAGCCGCCATCAATCAAGACCGACGCGCCCATTTCGCTATGATTGGCCCACATAATGAACGCCACACCGTCATCGTAGAGCCAAGATTGTCCGTCGAAGACTTTATGATTAGGAAGCAAGCCGCCTTGCGCGGTTTAGGGATAACAATGTTGCCTTCCGATTATTGTCAGACAGAAATTGCAAACGGAGAACTAGTACGCGTATTGCCGGAGTGGTCGCTTCCCACTGGCACGCTGCAATTGGTGTATCTGACGCAACGCGGTTTACTGCCTGCCGTGCGGGTTTTTCTGGATTTTTTGATCGCCCATCTGGCGGAAAATATTGCAGTCGAAACCAAGCCGCCAATCTCGCTAATTCCACGAATTCCGCAAGAATGA
- a CDS encoding DUF3096 domain-containing protein: MNIGLNLTPVVSLIAGILILVIPRLLNYIIALYLIVIGLIGLFGAR; the protein is encoded by the coding sequence ATGAATATCGGCCTCAACCTGACCCCCGTCGTTTCGCTGATTGCCGGGATACTAATCCTGGTGATTCCCCGCCTGCTCAATTACATCATTGCGCTGTATCTAATCGTCATCGGCTTGATCGGGCTATTCGGCGCCAGATAA
- the leuA gene encoding 2-isopropylmalate synthase, which produces MMLQNPATKYRPFPPIPLTDRTWPNQVISAPPIWMSTDLRDGNQALIEPMDAERKLRFFELLVKVGLKEIEVGFPSASQTDFDFVRKLIEEDRIPDDVTIIVLTQSREELIRRTVDSLKGAKQAMVHLYNSVAPAFRKIVFKMSRDEIKEIAVAGTKLVKQLTDAMPETEWRFEYSPESFSMTELDFSKDICDAVSATWEASPTRKIIFNLPATVECSTPNVYADQIEWMHRNVARRDAVIISVHPHNDRGTGVAAAELAVMAGADRIEGCLFGNGERTGNVDLVTLALNLYTQGVNPGLDFSDIDVVRQCVEDCNQLPVHPRHPYVGDLVFTAFSGSHQDAIKKGFAVQKADAIWEVPYLPIDPADLGRSYDAVIRVNSQSGKGGMAYLLEQEYGLAMPRRLQIEFSRAVQKAADASGKEIASSDIYRIFKEEYLDKQSPYVYCAHRMTEDSSKAEPIRIEIDIQRDGQPHTLQGVGNGPIDAFVNALGLDVKLMDFHEHAISAGADAQAASYIELRLNDAPTAFGVGIDANIVTASFKAVLSAINRQIDIASQAANQESQESIKTAVAA; this is translated from the coding sequence ATGATGTTGCAAAATCCAGCTACAAAATACCGTCCGTTTCCGCCGATTCCATTGACCGACCGTACTTGGCCAAATCAAGTGATCAGCGCGCCGCCTATCTGGATGAGCACCGACTTGCGCGATGGCAATCAAGCGTTGATCGAACCGATGGATGCTGAGCGTAAACTGCGTTTTTTTGAATTGTTGGTAAAAGTCGGTTTGAAAGAGATCGAAGTCGGATTTCCGTCTGCATCCCAGACCGATTTCGATTTTGTCCGCAAGCTGATCGAAGAAGACCGCATTCCCGATGACGTCACCATCATCGTATTGACGCAATCGCGCGAAGAATTGATCCGTCGCACAGTTGACTCACTCAAAGGTGCAAAACAAGCGATGGTGCATCTGTATAACTCGGTCGCACCCGCATTTCGCAAGATCGTCTTCAAGATGTCCCGCGACGAAATCAAAGAAATCGCTGTTGCAGGCACAAAATTGGTCAAGCAATTGACTGACGCCATGCCAGAAACCGAATGGCGTTTCGAATACTCGCCAGAATCATTCAGCATGACTGAACTGGACTTTTCCAAAGATATTTGCGATGCAGTATCGGCCACCTGGGAAGCCAGCCCAACCCGCAAAATCATCTTCAATCTGCCCGCCACGGTTGAATGCAGTACCCCAAACGTCTACGCCGATCAAATTGAATGGATGCACCGCAATGTGGCGCGTCGCGATGCCGTCATTATCAGCGTGCATCCCCACAATGATCGCGGCACCGGCGTCGCTGCCGCCGAATTAGCCGTCATGGCCGGAGCAGATCGGATTGAAGGCTGTTTGTTCGGCAATGGCGAACGTACCGGCAACGTTGATCTGGTCACATTGGCGCTCAACTTGTACACCCAAGGCGTCAACCCTGGCCTCGACTTTTCTGACATCGACGTAGTCCGTCAATGCGTTGAAGACTGTAATCAGCTTCCAGTCCATCCACGCCATCCGTACGTCGGCGATCTGGTCTTTACCGCGTTCTCTGGCTCGCATCAGGATGCGATTAAAAAAGGTTTCGCGGTACAAAAAGCCGATGCCATTTGGGAAGTCCCTTATTTGCCTATCGACCCAGCCGATCTTGGCCGCAGCTACGATGCCGTGATCCGCGTCAACAGTCAGTCCGGCAAGGGCGGCATGGCCTATTTGCTGGAGCAGGAATACGGTCTCGCGATGCCGCGCCGCTTACAAATCGAATTCAGCCGCGCAGTACAAAAAGCGGCCGATGCCAGCGGTAAAGAAATCGCCTCAAGCGATATTTATCGGATCTTCAAAGAAGAATATCTCGACAAGCAATCGCCGTACGTTTATTGCGCCCATCGGATGACCGAAGATTCCAGCAAAGCCGAACCGATCCGCATCGAAATCGATATCCAGCGCGACGGCCAGCCGCATACACTGCAAGGCGTCGGCAACGGACCGATTGATGCTTTCGTCAATGCCTTGGGATTAGATGTAAAACTGATGGATTTCCATGAACATGCGATCAGCGCCGGCGCCGATGCACAAGCAGCCAGCTATATTGAATTGCGCCTTAACGATGCGCCAACCGCTTTTGGCGTCGGCATAGACGCCAACATCGTGACCGCATCGTTCAAAGCAGTCCTGAGCGCGATCAATCGTCAGATCGACATCGCCAGCCAGGCAGCTAACCAAGAATCGCAAGAAAGCATTAAAACCGCCGTTGCCGCCTAA
- a CDS encoding FMN-dependent NADH-azoreductase, with translation MKLLHIDSSILGDASASRQLTREVVANLQSSEPGVELVYRDLSKDLTAHISGSTFAAKGTPADQRNLAQQQEVALGEAILAEFMAADVIVLGAPMYNFTVPTQLKAWIDLICVAGVTFRYSENGPEGLAKGKRVVIVSTSGGKHVGTPSGIAHEDYLKLVFGFVGITDIEVVRADGLNYGPDAKEAGFAAARASISALTSAVAVA, from the coding sequence ATGAAATTATTACATATCGATTCAAGTATTCTTGGCGACGCTTCTGCTTCGCGTCAATTAACCCGCGAAGTCGTGGCCAATTTGCAGTCGTCAGAGCCGGGCGTCGAACTGGTTTATCGCGATTTAAGCAAGGACCTGACTGCGCATATCTCGGGCAGTACATTTGCCGCCAAAGGAACACCGGCTGACCAACGCAATCTAGCGCAGCAGCAAGAAGTTGCATTGGGCGAAGCGATTTTGGCGGAGTTTATGGCCGCTGATGTGATTGTACTGGGCGCGCCGATGTATAACTTTACTGTCCCAACTCAGTTGAAGGCATGGATCGATCTGATCTGTGTGGCTGGCGTGACTTTCCGCTATTCGGAAAATGGTCCTGAGGGATTGGCTAAAGGTAAACGTGTGGTGATCGTTTCGACTTCTGGCGGTAAACACGTCGGTACACCGTCTGGCATCGCGCATGAGGACTATTTGAAACTGGTCTTCGGCTTTGTAGGGATTACGGATATTGAAGTGGTGCGTGCGGATGGTTTGAACTATGGTCCTGATGCAAAAGAAGCTGGCTTTGCAGCGGCACGCGCTAGTATCAGTGCGCTGACTTCTGCGGTTGCAGTAGCTTAA